The following coding sequences are from one Nitrospirota bacterium window:
- a CDS encoding protochlorophyllide oxidoreductase codes for MDDSKNDSNGVTWSADAEKRLENIPDFIRPMARREIERLAKERGATTITAQVMDEAKDKFMKFM; via the coding sequence ATGGACGATTCCAAGAACGACTCCAACGGCGTCACCTGGTCGGCCGATGCGGAGAAGCGGCTGGAAAACATCCCGGACTTCATCCGCCCCATGGCCCGCCGCGAGATCGAGCGGCTGGCGAAGGAGCGCGGCGCCACCACGATCACGGCGCAGGTGATGGACGAGGCCAAAGACAAGTTCATGAAGTTCATGTAG
- a CDS encoding ATP-binding protein: MADKDLKSILSKLQYSDDAKVVQQITAQMKQVQARMAGIRHKLVVMSGKGGVGKSMTTVNLALALARLGHKVGLLDVDLNGPCVPRMLGMHGQALTITPEGAIPPVGPLGVKVASMDFFLGAASPVRWKGPMDLSPVWLGLMEMNVIREFLADVIWGELDYLLTDLPPGAAADKPPVIAGFIPDLAGAIVVTTPSEVASDVVQKSVTYARDMGIHVLGMVENMSRFRCPSCGVEHELFEGDTDAMCDALNVPLLGRVPFDRTLARTFDKGLPLLDATYPTIQRYQEIAERVQAMLDYKKVLAEKL, encoded by the coding sequence ATGGCCGATAAAGACCTGAAATCCATCCTCAGCAAGCTCCAGTACAGCGACGACGCCAAGGTCGTCCAGCAGATTACCGCGCAGATGAAGCAGGTACAGGCCCGCATGGCCGGCATCCGGCACAAGCTGGTGGTCATGAGCGGCAAGGGCGGCGTCGGCAAGAGCATGACCACGGTGAACCTGGCTCTGGCGCTGGCCCGCCTGGGGCATAAAGTGGGGCTGCTGGACGTGGACCTGAACGGGCCTTGCGTGCCGCGCATGCTGGGCATGCATGGGCAGGCGCTCACCATTACGCCGGAGGGGGCCATTCCGCCGGTCGGCCCATTGGGGGTCAAGGTCGCGTCCATGGACTTCTTTCTGGGCGCTGCGTCGCCCGTGCGCTGGAAAGGGCCGATGGACCTGAGCCCGGTCTGGCTCGGGCTGATGGAAATGAACGTGATCCGCGAGTTCCTGGCGGACGTGATATGGGGCGAGTTGGACTACCTGCTGACCGACCTGCCGCCCGGGGCCGCGGCGGACAAGCCGCCGGTCATCGCCGGGTTCATCCCGGACCTGGCCGGGGCGATCGTCGTGACGACGCCCTCCGAGGTCGCCTCCGACGTCGTGCAGAAATCGGTGACCTATGCCAGGGACATGGGGATCCACGTGCTGGGCATGGTGGAGAATATGAGCCGGTTCCGGTGCCCTTCCTGCGGCGTCGAGCACGAACTGTTCGAGGGGGACACGGACGCCATGTGCGACGCGTTGAACGTGCCTTTGCTGGGCCGCGTCCCCTTCGATCGGACGCTGGCGCGGACCTTCGACAAGGGCCTGCCACTGTTGGACGCCACGTACCCGACCATCCAGCGCTATCAGGAGATCGCGGAGCGGGTCCAGGCGATGCTGGACTATAAGAAGGTGTTGGCGGAAAAGTTGTAG
- a CDS encoding adenylyl-sulfate kinase produces the protein MATVQTRPTENLNIVIVGHVDHGKSTLLGRLYADTGSLPDGKLEKVQAICRQQGKEFEYAFLFDAFLEEQEQGITIDTARTFFTWKGRQYIIIDAPGHKEFLKNMISGAARAEAALLLIDALEGVKEQSKKHGYLLSLLGVKQVAVVVNKMDLVGYRQDVFDGIEKEYRDFLGQLKVVPERVIPVSAKLGDNIASRSTHMAWYQGRTVLETLEAFRKETARREQPLRFPVQDVYKFDARRIIAGRLTAGRLKVGDRLVFSPSNKSANIKSVEAFNVEPSPTEATAGQSVGITLDEQIFIERGEIASRQESIPLVSTSFRVNLFWLGRRPLERGRKYQLRLATHEVDCEVAAINRIVDTADLDQRQGGSVVERNQVAELTLRTKSPIAFDPYYAFESTGRFVIVDEYDIAGGGIITDLVHDEQEFLRDEARRRDFAWVKGEVGAEERAQHYGHRAAVVLLTGAPQTGKSFLARKLESVLVAEGRHAYLLEGENLRRGLDADLAGADQAGTDEMARRYGEVARLLIDTGLIVVSTTKAFGSAYAQAAQAIRTLVHPAPVITVHMSKAAEESPPDTDIQFAGPKDFDEAARRIIEELKKKGVLAQAIGGKPTFQYSI, from the coding sequence ATGGCGACCGTACAAACCAGACCCACGGAAAATCTGAACATCGTGATCGTCGGGCACGTGGACCATGGGAAGTCCACGCTGCTGGGGCGGCTCTACGCCGACACCGGCTCGCTCCCCGATGGGAAGCTGGAGAAGGTGCAGGCCATCTGCCGCCAGCAGGGCAAGGAGTTCGAGTACGCCTTCCTCTTCGATGCATTCCTGGAGGAGCAGGAGCAGGGCATCACGATCGACACGGCCCGCACGTTTTTCACGTGGAAGGGGCGCCAGTACATCATCATCGACGCGCCGGGCCACAAGGAGTTTCTCAAGAACATGATCTCCGGCGCCGCCCGCGCGGAGGCGGCCCTGCTGCTGATCGACGCGCTGGAGGGCGTGAAGGAGCAGTCCAAAAAGCATGGGTATCTGTTGTCGCTCCTGGGCGTCAAGCAGGTCGCGGTGGTAGTGAACAAGATGGACCTGGTCGGGTACCGCCAGGACGTGTTCGACGGCATCGAAAAGGAATACCGGGACTTCTTGGGCCAGTTGAAGGTGGTGCCGGAGCGCGTCATTCCGGTGAGCGCGAAGCTCGGCGACAACATCGCCTCCCGCAGCACCCACATGGCCTGGTACCAGGGCCGGACCGTGCTTGAGACGCTGGAGGCGTTTCGCAAGGAAACCGCCCGCCGCGAGCAACCGCTCCGGTTCCCGGTCCAGGACGTCTACAAGTTCGACGCGCGACGGATCATCGCCGGCCGCTTGACCGCCGGCCGCTTGAAGGTCGGCGACCGATTGGTCTTCTCCCCGTCCAACAAGTCGGCCAACATTAAATCCGTAGAGGCCTTCAACGTCGAACCGTCCCCGACCGAGGCTACAGCCGGACAGTCCGTCGGAATCACGCTGGACGAGCAGATTTTCATCGAGCGCGGCGAGATCGCGTCCCGCCAGGAGTCCATCCCGCTCGTCTCCACCTCTTTCCGGGTCAACTTGTTCTGGCTGGGCCGGCGCCCGTTGGAGCGCGGCCGGAAGTATCAGCTTCGTCTGGCCACCCACGAGGTGGACTGCGAGGTGGCGGCGATCAACCGGATCGTCGACACGGCGGATTTGGACCAACGGCAGGGGGGGAGTGTCGTCGAGCGAAACCAGGTGGCGGAGTTGACGCTCCGGACGAAATCCCCGATCGCGTTCGACCCGTACTATGCCTTCGAGTCGACCGGCCGGTTCGTGATCGTGGACGAGTATGATATCGCCGGCGGGGGCATCATCACCGACTTGGTGCATGACGAACAGGAGTTTCTGCGCGATGAAGCCAGGCGGAGGGATTTCGCCTGGGTCAAAGGAGAAGTGGGGGCGGAAGAGCGGGCGCAGCATTACGGACATCGGGCGGCGGTGGTGCTCCTCACGGGAGCGCCGCAGACCGGCAAGTCCTTCCTGGCCCGCAAGCTGGAGTCGGTGCTGGTGGCCGAGGGTCGTCATGCCTACCTGTTGGAGGGGGAAAACCTCCGGCGCGGCCTGGATGCGGACCTGGCCGGAGCGGACCAGGCCGGGACGGACGAGATGGCGCGCCGGTACGGCGAAGTGGCCCGCCTGCTCATCGACACGGGGCTGATCGTGGTGTCCACCACCAAAGCCTTCGGGTCGGCCTATGCGCAAGCCGCCCAAGCGATCCGTACCTTGGTGCATCCGGCTCCGGTCATCACCGTGCATATGAGCAAGGCGGCCGAGGAGTCGCCTCCCGACACGGATATCCAGTTCGCCGGGCCGAAGGACTTCGATGAGGCAGCGCGCCGGATCATCGAAGAACTCAAGAAAAAAGGCGTCCTGGCGCAGGCAATCGGGGGCAAGCCGACGTTTCAGTATTCAATTTGA
- a CDS encoding sulfate adenylyltransferase subunit 2, producing the protein MKHLRQLEDQSVYILREAYKHFDNLAMLWSMGKDSTVLLWLARKAFFGHVPFPLLHVDTSYKIPAMIEYRDRLAREWRLNLVVGQNKEALAGGMNHTLGRVACCTALKTNGLKQLIEQKGYTGIILGVRADEEGTRAKERYFSPRDKHGDWDFRDQPPELWDQFKTAFPPGTHIRIHPLLDWTEINIWEYIKYENIPFIDLYLDKGDGMRYRSLGCAPCTTPIKSTAKTVDAIIEELRHTTVAERSGRAQDEGRGMELLRKDGYM; encoded by the coding sequence ATGAAGCACCTCCGCCAGCTCGAAGACCAAAGCGTCTACATTCTTCGCGAAGCCTACAAGCATTTCGACAACCTGGCCATGCTCTGGTCCATGGGGAAGGACTCGACCGTCCTCTTGTGGCTGGCGCGCAAGGCTTTCTTCGGCCATGTGCCGTTTCCGCTGCTCCATGTGGATACCAGCTACAAGATTCCCGCGATGATCGAGTACCGGGACCGGCTGGCCCGTGAGTGGCGGTTGAACCTGGTCGTCGGCCAGAACAAGGAAGCCCTCGCGGGCGGCATGAACCATACGTTGGGCCGGGTTGCCTGCTGCACGGCGCTCAAGACCAACGGGCTGAAGCAGCTGATCGAGCAGAAGGGCTACACGGGCATCATTTTGGGGGTGCGGGCCGATGAAGAGGGCACCAGGGCCAAGGAGCGATACTTCTCGCCGCGCGACAAGCACGGCGACTGGGATTTCAGGGATCAGCCGCCGGAGCTCTGGGATCAGTTCAAGACCGCGTTCCCGCCGGGCACCCACATCCGGATTCACCCGCTCCTGGACTGGACGGAGATCAACATCTGGGAATACATCAAGTACGAGAACATCCCCTTTATCGACCTCTATCTCGACAAGGGCGACGGCATGAGGTATCGCAGCCTGGGCTGCGCCCCCTGCACCACCCCGATCAAATCCACGGCCAAGACCGTGGATGCCATCATTGAAGAGCTGCGCCATACCACGGTGGCCGAGCGGTCCGGACGGGCGCAGGATGAGGGGCGCGGGATGGAGCTGCTGAGGAAAGACGGGTATATGTAA
- the trpD gene encoding anthranilate phosphoribosyltransferase: MTEFSQFIAKIGKGQKASKDLTWEEAKQAMRMLVEGQTTPAQVGAFLLAMRVKMESITELAAFTSAAREYVPPLPVPRHLPLVDLPTYAGKQDTFHVSAGAAIVAAAAGAAILMHGHEGIPERPGTVEILAKLGLPTDLPPKQAAEELTAKGLVYLDIALYHPPVARFLDLRRELGVRSLFHPVAKMLNPARAASQVIGLSHPPYFEKTAEALLMLGGKRALIIRGSEGEPELSIASATRVLEVRDERIAPLTLTSKDCGLSPGSFQSMSGFPPGQLDQEATLLRRILHNQVRGGQRDWVVLNAAMLLYAAGKVQSISAGVPLAQQALDSGAAARKLAELAIVKEPIHV; encoded by the coding sequence ATGACGGAATTCTCGCAATTCATCGCCAAAATCGGCAAGGGTCAGAAGGCTTCCAAGGACCTGACTTGGGAAGAGGCCAAGCAGGCGATGCGGATGCTCGTCGAGGGACAGACCACGCCGGCGCAGGTCGGCGCCTTCCTCCTGGCCATGCGCGTGAAGATGGAATCGATCACAGAACTGGCGGCCTTCACCTCGGCAGCGCGGGAGTATGTCCCGCCCCTGCCGGTGCCGCGCCACCTGCCGCTGGTGGATTTGCCGACGTACGCGGGGAAACAGGACACCTTTCACGTATCCGCGGGCGCGGCGATCGTGGCCGCCGCCGCCGGGGCTGCGATTCTGATGCACGGGCATGAAGGCATTCCGGAGCGGCCCGGGACCGTCGAAATTCTGGCCAAGCTCGGCTTGCCGACCGACCTGCCGCCCAAGCAAGCGGCCGAGGAACTGACGGCGAAAGGATTGGTCTATCTGGATATCGCCCTCTACCATCCGCCGGTCGCCCGGTTTCTGGATCTGCGGCGCGAACTTGGGGTGCGGAGTCTGTTCCATCCGGTGGCCAAGATGCTGAACCCGGCCCGGGCCGCCTCGCAGGTGATCGGCCTGAGCCATCCCCCCTATTTCGAAAAGACGGCCGAGGCGCTGCTCATGCTGGGCGGCAAGCGGGCGCTGATCATCCGCGGGTCGGAAGGCGAGCCGGAATTGTCCATCGCCTCGGCAACCCGGGTGCTCGAGGTGCGGGACGAGCGCATCGCGCCCTTGACGCTGACGTCCAAGGACTGCGGTCTTTCGCCGGGGAGCTTTCAATCCATGTCCGGGTTTCCTCCTGGGCAGCTGGACCAGGAGGCGACCCTGTTGCGGCGCATCCTGCACAACCAGGTGCGCGGCGGGCAGCGGGACTGGGTGGTCTTGAACGCGGCCATGTTGCTCTATGCCGCCGGCAAGGTCCAATCCATTTCGGCCGGCGTTCCGCTGGCGCAGCAGGCGCTGGACAGCGGCGCGGCGGCGCGGAAGCTGGCCGAACTTGCTATTGTGAAGGAACCTATTCATGTCTGA
- a CDS encoding phosphoadenylyl-sulfate reductase, with product MTDKTEVRTRPSDEELKALSDSFESKQPQEVLAYALERYRGHIVLACSFGAEDVALVDMIHRLDSNAPLFYLDTDFLFPETHEVRDRIAAQYGLRPAQVIQVKSLLTPEQQAAQYGAELWAKQPDQCCQLRKVEPLTRVLGGYEAWITGIRRDQAPTRANAGLVEWDKKFQLVKFNPLARWSVAEVWAYIKVYEVPYNRLHDQNYPSIGCTHCTAPVMPGADPRSGRWQNFAKTECGLHK from the coding sequence GTGACCGACAAGACGGAAGTCCGGACCAGACCCTCCGATGAGGAATTGAAGGCGCTGAGCGACTCCTTCGAGTCCAAGCAGCCGCAAGAGGTGCTCGCCTACGCTCTAGAGCGATATCGCGGGCATATCGTGTTGGCCTGTAGCTTCGGGGCGGAAGACGTGGCGTTGGTGGACATGATCCACCGGTTGGACTCGAACGCGCCCCTCTTCTACCTGGATACGGACTTTCTGTTTCCGGAAACCCACGAGGTGCGGGACCGAATCGCGGCCCAATACGGATTGCGTCCCGCGCAAGTGATCCAGGTGAAGTCGCTGCTGACGCCCGAGCAGCAGGCGGCTCAATACGGAGCGGAGCTCTGGGCCAAGCAGCCGGACCAATGTTGCCAATTGCGCAAGGTCGAACCGCTGACCCGGGTGTTGGGCGGCTACGAGGCCTGGATCACCGGCATCCGGCGCGATCAGGCGCCGACCCGCGCGAACGCGGGACTGGTGGAATGGGACAAGAAATTTCAGTTGGTCAAGTTCAACCCGCTGGCCCGCTGGAGCGTGGCGGAGGTCTGGGCCTACATCAAGGTCTACGAGGTGCCCTATAACCGGCTGCATGACCAAAACTACCCCAGCATCGGTTGCACCCATTGCACGGCTCCGGTCATGCCCGGGGCCGATCCGCGATCCGGCCGGTGGCAGAACTTCGCGAAAACCGAGTGTGGGCTCCACAAATAG
- a CDS encoding HEPN domain-containing protein, which produces MLEFSNGAILMSTPRTLQPVAIQTAPIPPDILEEIETFEGEAQRLQAGDVSNDLFKPFRLQHGIYGQRQPGVQMVRIKIPFGGLNANQLRRVAELADRYGTGVGHVTTRQDIQLHFVELKDVGTVMRGLAEVGLTTREACANTVRNVTACHLAGVCQGEVFDVTPYAKTVAFHLLRNPLNQSLPRKFKIAFSGCRHDCALTPIHDVGLLAARREDGTIGFRMVVGGGLGSAPRIAQLLREFVPMNELIPTIEAVIKVFDTLGNRKNRNKARMKFVIDKLGFEEFKRRWEEAYVSLGHARPDHGPIKLLAHADEPVPLIMPTSSSSAGNGNGNGNGNGAPGNGHGVAETPYQMWKRTNVVLQKQQGYAVAAIKLQMGDLTARQMQFVTDLAEDYSNGNLRTTINQNLVLRWVPEARLAALYEDLVSQGLGDPGAELVEDIIACPGTDTCGLGITSSKGLARAMAEVFPPGRVPEDLKDVSVKISGCHNSCAQHHIATIGLHGVGKRLGDHVAPHYELHLGGQVNGTAKIGQMTVKLPAKSVPAAITHLLSVYRRDRRQGESLPSFITRAGKVALKEELIPYTIVPAFEEDQTFYYDWEGEEEFILEDLGPGECAGGALEMIGDRILEAEQELYQAKLLAEKHQYSVSVNKSYRAVLAAAKALLVTEGLDPATDAETFAEFERRLGQRSIVPARYKNLGVQAGDLGQKDSSPEFAQAKIAFARGFVEVCRAATEQIGKDLKLAQAGEAEVSAMQAAEAEPPSQPVAAGPEAAVYDLRGVACPLNYVKTKLKLEMMEAGERLEVWLDAGEPIKNVPMSLRNDGHKILLEEPLEPTAAHFKVLVEKVEG; this is translated from the coding sequence ATGCTCGAATTTTCAAATGGAGCAATTCTCATGAGTACTCCACGGACCCTGCAGCCGGTGGCCATACAGACCGCCCCCATTCCGCCTGACATTCTCGAAGAGATCGAAACCTTCGAAGGCGAAGCCCAACGGCTGCAGGCGGGAGATGTGTCCAACGACCTGTTCAAGCCCTTCCGGTTGCAACATGGCATTTACGGGCAGCGCCAGCCCGGTGTGCAAATGGTACGGATTAAGATCCCCTTCGGCGGACTGAATGCCAATCAGCTGCGACGGGTGGCCGAACTGGCCGACCGGTACGGGACCGGCGTCGGTCACGTCACGACCCGCCAGGACATCCAGCTCCACTTCGTCGAACTCAAGGATGTCGGCACGGTGATGCGCGGACTGGCCGAAGTGGGGCTGACGACCAGGGAGGCCTGCGCCAACACAGTGCGGAACGTGACGGCCTGCCACTTGGCCGGCGTCTGCCAGGGCGAGGTGTTCGACGTCACGCCCTATGCCAAAACCGTGGCGTTCCATCTCTTGCGGAACCCGCTCAACCAGAGCCTGCCGCGGAAGTTCAAAATCGCCTTCTCCGGCTGCCGGCACGACTGCGCCTTGACGCCGATTCACGACGTGGGACTTCTGGCGGCCAGGCGCGAGGACGGAACCATCGGATTCCGTATGGTCGTCGGGGGCGGGCTCGGCTCGGCCCCGCGCATCGCGCAGCTGTTGCGCGAGTTCGTTCCGATGAACGAATTGATCCCCACGATCGAGGCGGTCATCAAAGTCTTCGATACGCTGGGGAACCGCAAGAACCGCAACAAGGCCCGGATGAAGTTCGTGATCGACAAGCTGGGCTTCGAGGAGTTCAAGCGGCGCTGGGAAGAGGCCTATGTGAGTCTGGGCCACGCCAGGCCAGATCACGGCCCCATCAAGCTGCTCGCGCATGCCGACGAGCCGGTGCCCCTCATCATGCCGACCTCGTCCTCCTCTGCGGGCAATGGAAACGGCAATGGCAATGGCAACGGAGCACCGGGCAACGGCCATGGGGTCGCTGAAACGCCCTATCAGATGTGGAAACGGACCAACGTGGTGCTCCAGAAGCAGCAGGGCTATGCGGTGGCCGCAATCAAGCTCCAGATGGGCGACCTCACCGCCCGGCAGATGCAGTTCGTCACGGATCTGGCGGAGGACTATTCAAACGGGAACTTGCGGACCACGATCAATCAAAATCTGGTATTGCGGTGGGTGCCGGAGGCGAGGTTGGCGGCCCTCTACGAAGACCTGGTTTCGCAGGGATTAGGCGATCCGGGCGCGGAGTTGGTTGAAGACATCATCGCCTGCCCCGGTACCGACACCTGCGGTCTGGGCATCACCTCGTCGAAGGGTTTGGCGCGGGCCATGGCGGAAGTCTTCCCGCCCGGCCGTGTGCCCGAGGATTTGAAGGACGTCAGCGTCAAGATCAGCGGCTGCCACAATTCCTGTGCCCAACACCACATCGCGACGATCGGCTTGCATGGCGTGGGCAAGCGTCTGGGAGACCATGTGGCGCCTCACTATGAGTTGCACCTGGGCGGGCAGGTGAACGGGACGGCCAAGATCGGCCAGATGACCGTGAAATTGCCGGCCAAGAGCGTGCCGGCCGCCATCACGCATCTGCTCTCGGTCTATCGCCGCGACCGGCGCCAGGGTGAGAGCCTCCCTTCCTTCATCACGCGGGCTGGCAAGGTTGCGCTGAAAGAAGAGCTGATTCCCTATACGATCGTGCCGGCGTTCGAGGAGGACCAGACCTTTTATTACGACTGGGAAGGGGAAGAGGAGTTCATCCTGGAGGATCTGGGGCCGGGCGAATGCGCCGGCGGCGCCTTGGAGATGATCGGCGATCGGATCCTCGAGGCGGAGCAGGAACTTTATCAGGCCAAGTTGCTGGCCGAGAAGCACCAGTATTCCGTCTCGGTCAACAAATCCTACCGGGCCGTGCTGGCCGCGGCCAAGGCCTTGCTGGTGACCGAGGGCTTGGATCCGGCCACGGATGCCGAAACCTTTGCCGAGTTCGAGCGGCGGTTGGGCCAGCGCAGCATCGTGCCGGCCCGGTACAAGAACCTGGGGGTGCAGGCGGGTGACTTGGGCCAGAAGGACAGCAGCCCGGAATTCGCGCAGGCCAAGATTGCCTTCGCCCGGGGATTCGTGGAAGTGTGCCGGGCGGCGACCGAGCAGATCGGCAAGGATTTGAAGCTGGCGCAAGCCGGCGAGGCCGAGGTATCCGCAATGCAGGCGGCGGAGGCCGAGCCTCCCTCCCAACCCGTTGCAGCCGGGCCGGAGGCGGCGGTCTACGATCTCCGCGGCGTGGCCTGCCCGCTCAATTATGTGAAGACCAAGTTGAAGCTGGAAATGATGGAGGCAGGCGAGCGGCTGGAGGTCTGGCTGGACGCGGGCGAGCCGATCAAAAACGTGCCCATGAGCTTGCGCAACGACGGACACAAGATTCTGTTGGAAGAGCCGTTGGAGCCGACGGCCGCCCACTTCAAAGTGCTGGTGGAAAAGGTCGAGGGCTAG